In Cyclopterus lumpus isolate fCycLum1 chromosome 17, fCycLum1.pri, whole genome shotgun sequence, a genomic segment contains:
- the otol1a gene encoding otolin-1-A, translating to MPSFRLVFLTTLLVVQMATLASSARATRWPKPQTTKKPPRAGSSGGGGGGGSARTTITTPSPSSSLQMDETTEVTMDAYSMSPTVSTTYSSDSYSTEFHTDALAPPGNTLGNYTLDYSECFFNICECCPPEKGPVGPMGESGPPGPQGERGPLGIPGEAAEPGLRGPPGPAGLPGANGLNGDIGDKGDQGTVGLPGAPGIPGKPGDRGDLGPRGEQGESGLSGLKGDPGERGEPGLNGTKGNTGREGPMGPPGVAGTKGQKGEHGLTCECLGEKGNVGERGPPGLRGEMGPLGVNGTDGAKGERGEPGPLGGKGDTGTRGPPGPPGGRGMAGLRGERGAKGGRGPRGPKGPPGESVKQIRSAFSVGLFPSRSFPPPGLPVKFDKVFYNGEGHWDPTLNKFNATYPGVYLFSYHITVRNRPVRAALVINGIRKLRTRDSLYGQDIDQASNLALMQLNVGDQVWLETLRDWNGVYSSNEDDSTFSGFLLYPDSKDKPMDTQ from the exons ATGCCTTCCTTTCGCCTCGTCTTCCTGACCACTCTCCTGGTGGTACAGATGGCCACGCTGGCCTCCAGCGCCAGAGCCACACGTTGGCCCAAACCTCAGACCACCAAGAAGCCCCCTCGAGCTGGGAGCAGCGGCGGAGGCGGGGGTGGAGGATCCGCACGCACCACCATCACGACCCCGTCTCCTTCTAGCAGCCTGCAGATGGATGAGACAACAGAGGTGACAATGGACGCTTACTCCATGTCCCCGACGGTCAGCACCACCTACTCCAGCGACAGTTACTCCACTGAGTTCCACACCGATGCCTTAGCGCCCCCCGGGAACACCCTCGGAAACTATACCCTTGACTACAGTGAATGCTTTTTCAACATTTGTGAGTGCTGTCCGCCAGAGAAAGGCCCCGTAGGGCCCATGGGAGAGAGTGGGCCGCCAGGACCGCAAGGAGAGAGGGGCCCTTTAG GGATACCAGGAGAGGCGGCAGAACCAGGGCTCAGAGGACCCCCAGGACCAGCAGGACTACCCGGAGCCAACGGACTCAATGGCGACATAG GTGACAAAGGTGATCAAGGAACGGTGGGTCTTCCAGGTGCCCCTGGCATCCCAGGAAAACCAGGAGATAGAG GTGATCTGGGCCCCAGAGGAGAGCAAGGTGAAAGTGGCTTGAGCGGTCTGAAAGGAGACccgggagaaagaggagagccAGGCCTGAATGGGACTAAGGGCAACACCGGGCGAGAGGGGCCTATGGGTCCTCCTGGGGTAGCTGGGACAAAGGGTCAGAAAGGTGAACACGGACTTACATGCGAGTGTTTAGGCGAGAAAGGTAATGTGGGTGAGCGTGGGCCCCCTGGTCTGAGAGGTGAGATGGGCCCCCTAGGAGTGAATGGAACTGATGGtgcaaagggagagagaggggagcctGGGCCTCTGGGTGGGAAGGGGGATACTGGTACCAGAGGGCCCCCAGGACCCCCAGGAGGCAGGGGCATGGCAGGGctgaggggggagaggggagctAAAGGAGGGCGTGGGCCTCGGGGTCCTAAGGGCCCACCAGGTGAGAGTGTGAAACAGATTCGCTCTGCCTTCAGTGTGGGCTTGTTTCCCAGCAGGTCCTTCCCTCCGCCCGGCCTCCCTGTGAAGTTTGATAAGGTGTTTTACAACGGGGAGGGGCACTGGGACCCAACGCTCAACAAATTCAATGCCACCTACCCGGGGGTCTACTTATTCAGTTACCACATCACCGTGCGCAACAGGCCCGTACGTGCTGCTCTAGTGATTAATGGGATACGGAAGCTGCGAACCCGGGATTCCCTGTACGGCCAGGACATTGATCAGGCCTCCAACCTCGCACTGATGCAGCTGAATGTAGGAGACCAGGTGTGGCTGGAGACGCTGAGAGACTGGAACGGAGTTTACTCCAGCAATGAGGATGACAGCACTTTCTCTGGCTTCCTACTTTACCCAGACTCAAAGGACAAGCCTATGGATACCCAGTGA
- the tal1 gene encoding T-cell acute lymphocytic leukemia protein 1 homolog, giving the protein MMEKRQLELRPGSPDEESGPGKREDSSIISRLNGCKEEEEPMRTEGRGGSFKGVEETDDVPLQNSSNGTSISIIINGVAKETASHNALDLKREVPVIELSRRDAIKALEQRTESHLVPITELRRPPPLPLPPPLRDDARMVQLSPNAFPVPARAMLYNLAQPLAAINSLGGESEQYSMYPSNRVKRRQAPYEVELDEAGQPKIVRRIFTNSRERWRQQNVNGAFAELRKLIPTHPPDKKLSKNEILRLAMKYISFLSNLLEDQDGGRNVGSTTDGETGLLVGVGAHEVGPQGGPHQDTVVGLTREDLLETMSPGSSCGSLPDGDAEGSPESFMEDQDSPPAPRTLTASRGPALHLSARDLRRNGHPIDGSSRR; this is encoded by the exons ATGATGGAAAAACGGCAGCTGGAGCTTCGTCCTGGAAGTCCCGACGAAGAGTCCGGTCCTGGAAAGAGGGAGgactcctccatcatctccagaCTGAACGGAtgcaaggaggaagaggagccgaTGAGAacggaggggaggggagggagctTCAAGGGGGTTGAGGAGACGGATGACGTTCCTCTGCAGAACTCGAGCAACGGGAccagcatcagcatcatcatcaacGGCGTTGCCAAGGAAACTGCCTCTCACAACGCCCTTGACCTGAAAAGGGAAGTGCCGGTGATCGAGCTCTCCAGGAGGGACGCTATAAAAGCGCTGGAGCAGAGGACTGAAAGCCATTTGGTGCCGATCACGGAACTTCGCAGACCTCCAccgctgccgctgccgccgccgctCCGAGACGACGCTCGAATGGTCCAGCTGAGCCCAAACGCGTTTCCTGTCCCGGCCCGGGCCATGCTCTACAACCTGGCGCAGCCTCTCGCCGCCATCAACAG TCTCGGAGGGGAGTCAGAGCAGTACAGCATGTACCCCAGCAACAGGGTAAAGCGCCGCCAGGCGCCTTATGAGGTTGAACTCGACGAGG CTGGCCAGCCAAAGATTGTACGTCGTATCTTCACTAACAGTCGGGAACGTTGGCGGCAGCAGAACGTAAACGGGGCATTCGCAGAGCTTCGTAAACTCATCCCCACTCACCCCCCAGACAAGAAGCTGAGCAAGAATGAGATCCTGCGACTTGCCATGAAGTACATTAGCTTCCTCTCCAACCTCCTGGAGGACCAGGACGGCGGGAGGAATGTTGGCAGCACAACTGATGGGGAAACAGGGCTTCTGGTTGGAGTTGGGGCCCACGAGGTTGGCCCTCAGGGTGGTCCACATCAGGACACAGTGGTTGGTTTGACCAGGGAAGATCTTCTGGAGACAATGTCACCAGGTTCCAGTTGTGGAAGCCTGCCTGATGGCGATGCCGAGGGCAGTCCTGAGAGCTTTATGGAGGACCAGGACTCGCCTCCAGCTCCAAGGACTCTAACGGCTTCACGTGGGCCCGCGCTGCATCTATCTGCTAGAGATCTGAGGCGCAATGGCCACCCTATTGATGGCTCCAGTCGCCGATGA
- the si:ch211-13f8.1 gene encoding uncharacterized protein si:ch211-13f8.1, whose protein sequence is MTERLLPRRTLAGPGTVIFFEHPASSSSEFGCSRTTNQGTAKNFSSSDEEEEVEVQVSFEIHSPPAEARGEQVFQEGEEAEDERSEKNEDQDHAQAEATTEPQSYSKPSETGTRSDAGSVVDDSDPSSEFKHSDSVECYLDRCEQKELDAGDLAKELCSSDSSESMSSESGLLSADEKSKVKRRAYVKLRERTPNFIEESEQSGGESAGYGDTACGGDCKVLLIVRSLLVISDELPLSPRHEQAKLLLERARLKARSNHIKSDLPCRRSHSDQRSTVRKQQIESPIQTHVQKAVQTQEDHAAQTVSGPLLIPNQDTSSGDQGSRSRRYGCSPTRVRFEDESEKEAESRYLDRVRQRSRTGMPKSKSKESNTDSSSSGSERSRNNRSVSLPPSQKKEVVGVSGEPTTVIKEIIVLVKKCEACGSVVKEPQPVASPSEPKNPEPQQPEDPREKASPRWVPHNKPEASTRPKAPLTVTFAGAYVLGENKESNTGWKPSGFGKLRRRSRKGESRLESGHGPYGPSWAQRRNSNPRNRVNLSRAVSFAPDSPVVLEPHLLEASDGLRESPPPSLPIKSALKSSSRNRSAAGQSTVQFQITSNQGGEGGSQHSALLDSSDGRRECAVALTQGIPATSNPVPCIRPSTLRYSPARLTTDLPAAELWDATPDGAGEWSLGMSLGEPGSGPECRPALRGLVMSRAEDLRAELLRAEHLRAEAIWEENSDGSRKDGRPKLFLRRFFSSIGLNSVGRLVKGGRSSSMEQLSLPTAPRVGSASPSPTRRPQPTIRMQRTPSLQTLHTVLPLAQLRKASSVQSLERRTERSTILGEVQIPYGLAPSPDSPQLELHRALSVEDLLTSRIARPVGRVTQAFPDGTLLLELVRPPNGPFGFVISRGKGRPDTGVYVEKVGDGGGEGPYIGLLGIGDEILQVNGEAVAGLSLDHVTRLMTRESTASLRIIPARRNQR, encoded by the exons CATCTTCTTTGAGCAcccagcttcctcctcctcagagttCGGCTGTTCACGCACTACAAACCAAG GCACTGCGAAGAACTTCAGCAgtagtgatgaagaggaggaggtggaggtgcaagTCAGTTTCGAGATCCACAGCCCTCCAGCTGAAGCACGAGGAGAGCAGGTCTtccaggagggagaggaagctgAAGACGAGAGGTCAGAGAAAAATGAGGACCAG GACCATGCTCAGGCAGAAGCAACAACAGAGCCTCAAAGCTATTCTAAACCATCCGAAACAGGCACCAGGAGCGATGCCGGAAGTGTAGTGGATGACAGCGACCCATCCTCAGAGTTCAAACACTCGGACAGTGTGGAGTGCTACCTGGACAGATGTGAGCAGAAGGAGTTAGACGCTGGTGACCTAGCCAAAGAACTGTGCAGTTCAGACAGCTCGGAAAGCATGTCTTCAGAAAGTGGGCTACTCTCTGCTGATGAGAAATCGAAGGTGAAGCGGAGAGCGTATGTAAAGTTACGGGAAAGAACCCCAAACTTTATAGAGGAGAGCGAGCAGAGCGGAGGGGAAAGTGCCGGCTATGGAGACACGGCGTGCGGAGGCGATTGTAAAG TTTTGCTTATCGTCAGGTCACTTCTTGTAATCAGTGATGAGCTTCCTCTGAGCCCGAGACATGAGCAAGCCAAGCTTCTTCTGGAGCGAGCACGACTCAAGGCTCGCTCCAATCACATTAAAAGCGATCTCCCCTGCAGACGCTCTCATTCTGATCAGAGATCCACCGT AAGGAAGCAGCAAATAGAGTCTCCAATCCAAACGCATGTGCAGAAAGCTGTTCAAACCCAAGAAGACCATGCAGCTCAAACTGTATCTGGCCCCCTTCTTATCCCCAACCAAGACACTTCCTCGGGTGACCAAGGTAGTCGATCTAGACGGTATGGTTGTTCCCCCACACGGGTGCGCTTTGAGGACGAATCGGAGAAAGAAGCAGAATCTCGATACTTGGATAGAGTGAGACAGCGTAGCAGGACCGGGATGCCCAAGTCCAAGAGTAAAGAAAGTAATACGGATTCTAGCAGTAGCGGTTCAGAAAGGAGCAGAAACAATCGAagtgtctctctgcctccttcacagAAGAAAGAAGTTGTGGGTGTCAGTGGTGAACCCACAACAGTGATTAAAGAGATAATAGTGCTGGTGAAGAAATGTGAGGCATGTGGTTCCGTGGTCAAGGAGCCTCAGCCAGTCGCATCACCATCAGAGCCAAAGAACCCTGAGCCACAGCAGCCTGAGGACCCACGGGAAAAAGCGTCTCCTCGCTGGGTGCCTCATAACAAGCCAGAGGCAAGTACTCGTCCTAAAGCTCCTCTGACTGTCACGTTTGCAGGAGCTTATGTTCTGGGGGAAAACAAAGAGAGCAACACAGGGTGGAAACCATCAGGCTTTGGGAAACttaggagaaggagcaggaaaGGAGAAAGTCGTCTGGAGTCTGGCCATGGCCCCTACGGTCCGTCTTGGGCTCAACGGCGTAACTCAAATCCCAGGAACAGGGTCAATTTGAGCAGAGCGGTTTCCTTTGCCCCAGATAGCCCCGTTGTTCTGGAACCCCATCTGCTGGAGGCCTCTGATGGACTGAGAGAATCACCTCCTCCATCGCTGCCTATAAAGTCAGCCCTGAAGTCAAGTTCAAGGAATCGCTCTGCTGCAGGTCAGTCCACGGTTCAGTTCCAGATAACCTCAAATCAGGGAGGCGAGGGAGGATCCCAGCATTCTGCTCTCCTGGACTCTTCAGATGGAAGAAGGGAGTGTGCAGTGGCTTTAACCCAAGGGATCCCTGCAACAAGCAACCCAGTGCCCTGTATCAGGCCCTCCACCCTGAGGTACTCCCCAGCCCGGCTCACCACTGACCTACCAGCTGCTGAACTCTGGGATGCCACTCCAGATGGAGCAGGTGAGTGGTCACTGGGGATGA GTCTCGGTGAACCTGGTTCTGGTCCTGAGTGCCGTCCTGCTCTACGCGGCCTGGTTATGTCTCGGGCTGAGGACCTCAGAGCCGAGCTGTTGAGAGCAGAACATCTGAGAGCTGAGGCCATATGGGAGGAAAACTCTGACGGGTCCAG AAAGGATGGACGGCCGAAGCTCTTCCTGCGTCGCTTCTTTTCCTCCATTGGTCTGAACAGTGTTGGTAGGCTAGTGAAAGGAGGCCGCTCCAGCAGCATGGAGCAGCTCAGTTTACCCACTGCCCCCCGGGTCGGCTCTGCTTCCCCAAGCCCCACGCGCAGACCACAGCCCACCATCCGCATGCAGAGGACGCCCTCACTGCAAACCCTCCACACG GTGCTGCCACTGGCCCAACTGCGCAAAGCCTCCTCGGTGCAGAGTTTAGAGAGAAGAACAGAACGTTCAACAATACTGGGAGAAGTGCAGATACCGTACGGCCTGGCACCGAG CCCTGATAGCCCTCAGCTCGAGCTTCACAGGGCCCTGAGTGTTGAAGATTTACTTACCTCAAGGATTGCACGTCCAGTGGGCCGGGTCACCCAGGCTTTCCCTGATGGGACCCTCCTCCTGGAACTCGTCAGACCCCCAAATGGTCCCTTTGGTTTCGTCATCTCAAGGGGCAAAGGTCGACCAGACACAG GTGTGTATGTAGAGAAAGTGGGGGACGGTGGTGGGGAAGGGCCTTACATAGGTCTGCTCGGCATCGGCGATGAAATTCTGCAGGTGAATGGAGAGGCAGTGGCTGGACTCAGTCTGGACCATGTGACGCGGCTCATGACCCGGGAAAGCACCGCTTCTCTTCGGATCATTCCAGCCCGACGCAACCAGCGCTGA